A section of the Branchiostoma lanceolatum isolate klBraLanc5 chromosome 19, klBraLanc5.hap2, whole genome shotgun sequence genome encodes:
- the LOC136425419 gene encoding uncharacterized protein, with the protein MRLTCRCLNVSVEIREAKLDSADIDISDPLRSPPHTDVFRPEEAAEATLGLAGVTVKYPFLTEGTTAGEWKVLQCLNCGLKTHACRDDETTGAVLVSRKMQTSPPSSPAGDQSADFSPAFQLVLSGADWPDLHRGAADTDGMSEPTRPEVLDSCSADRQEVHSRLSHYLQQQKARMEEAIRRVTEEQQRQYEELERRAVSDETRLLGVLHAVGQRKLEARQTATAVQPEFDAKSSTDVPFTGAESLATPKASTQKIAPSETTAKKTTVKPHRPPVFKVPGAVRRGQVRRSKLSPDYTDNLPWASNTDADILFEVDDITPQPTAPDSMDKAPDETSTAVRVEEKPVEDYHTTVSELSAVPDLDHRLYASSLPVDMPFMTRARIAHVPEEDTGFSSSIQDPEQIVASMKALAISVQEDGTQMFGDLPRPRVNTGDLLARW; encoded by the exons ATGCGGCTGACCTGTAGGTGTTTGAATGTCTCCGTGGAGATTCGGGAGGCGAAACTTGATTCTGCCGACATCGATATCTCCGACCCCCTGAGGTCACCCCCCCACACTGATGTCTTCAGACCGGAGGAGGCGGCAGAGGCAACCCTGGGACTAGCAGGGGTTACAGTA AAATACCCGTTTTTAACAGAGGGGACAACAGCGGGTGAATGGAAGGTGCTGCAGTGTCTAAACTGTGGACTGAAGACCCACGCCTGCAGGGACGATGAAACCACCGGGGCTGTTCTAGTCAGTAGGAAGATGCAG acgtCCCCACCGTCTTCTCCCGCAGGTGACCAGTCGGCAGACTTTTCACCTGCCTTCCAGCTGGTCCTGTCAGGTGCTGACTGGCCAGACTTACACAGAGGTGCAGCTGACACAGATGGAATGTCTGAACCCACCCGTCCAGAAGTCCTAG ACAGTTGTTCTGCTGACCGACAGGAGGTTCATAGTAGGCTCTCTCATTACCTTCAACAACAGAAGGCAAGGATGGAGGAAGCCATCAG GCGAGTAACTGAAGAGCAACAAAGACAATATGAAGAGTTGGAAAGGAGAGCAGTGTCGGATGAAACTCGGCTTCTGGG TGTGCTTCATGCTGTTGGTCAGAGAAAGCTTGAAGCCCGGCAGACAGCCACAGCTGTGCAGCCAGAGTTTGATGCAAAGTCTAGTACAGATGTACCTTTCACAGGGGCTGAGAGCCTGGCTACTCCTAAAGCTAGTACACAGAAGATAGCACCTTCTG AAACCACTGCCAAGAAGACCACTGTCAAACCCCACAGGCCACCAGTATTTAAAGTTCCAGGTGCAGTACGGAgaggacag GTCAGACGTAGTAAACTGTCACCTGACTATACAGACAATCTACCCTGGGCTTCCAACACAGATGCAGACA TACTATTTGAAGTTGATGACATCACACCACAGCCTACAGCACCAGACAGCATGGACAAGGCTCCTGATGAAACTAGTACAGCTGTTAGGGTGGAAG AGAAGCCAGTAGAGGATTACCACACGACCGTGTCTGAACTGTCTGCTGTACCAGATCTGGACCACAGACTGTACGCGTCGTCGCTCCCCGTGGACATGCCCTTCATGACGCGGGCCAGGATAGCACACGTACCGGAGGAGGACACTGGCTTCTCG AGCTCCATACAAGACCCAGAACAGATAGTTGCGAGTATGAAGGCCCTGGCCATCAGCGTACAGGAGGATGGAACCCAGATGTTCGGAGATCTGCCCAGGCCTCGCGTCAACACAGGAGATCTACTGGCACGATGGTGA
- the LOC136425775 gene encoding tumor protein p53-inducible protein 11-like — translation MLVFPDTATQTVLSTSVADVRTGSCSSLHGRLHGTALAAVALLLWSAAAAPEKLLIRWGLLMEASFLLFQAVATEMSVWGESERSGLSWAPVVQAARLLGAMTSMVFYCLTGAPPRKPGAVRDNQD, via the exons atgTTGGTGTTCCCAGACACTGCCACACAGACTGTTCTGTCCACAAGTGTGGCAGACGTCCGAACTGGCAGCTGCAGTTCCCTTCATGGTCGTCTGCACGGCACTGCTCTGGCTG CTGTTGCCCTTCTGTTGTGGAGTGCTGCGGCTGCACCTGAGAAACTGCTCATCAG GTGGGGGCTGTTAATGGAGGCCAGTTTCCTGCTGTTTCAGGCTGTAG CCACGGAGATGTCGGTGTGGGGTGAGTCGGAGCGGTCAGGCCTGTCCTGGGCTCCGGTGGTGCAGGCCGCACGCCTGTTGGGCGCCATGACCTCCATGGTGTTCTATTGCCTAACGGGAGCGCCCCCTCGCAAGCCTGGCGCTGTCAGGGACAACCAGGACTAA
- the LOC136425701 gene encoding tumor protein p53-inducible protein 11-like: MITSYPVGRTRKEANMCAAKTPDKEGPSDQTTPSTTPSSSSSSSPPLLLRKESCGDLQSRLKTRKMLGVGEDDDGEIHRSKISQILGRSEHLKTRLPTGLRTWQVLSAATITALALVVS, from the exons atgattacatcATATCCGGTCGGGCGGACGCGGAAAGAAGCCAATATGTGCGCTGCAAAGACGCCAG ATAAGGAAGGTCCCTCGGACCAGACAACACCGTCCACGACGCCatcatcatcctcctcctcctcgccGCCCCTGCTCCTGAGGAAGGAGAGCTGCGGGGATCTCCAGTCTCGACTCAAGACGCGCAAGATGCTGGGGGTGGGCGAGGACGATGACGGCGAGATCCATCGCTCCAAG ATTAGCCAGATCTTGGGCCGTAGCGAACATCTGAAAACACGACTGCCTACCGGACTGAG GACTTGGCAGGTCCTGTCTGCTGCTACCATCACAGCCCTGGCTTTAGTGGTGAGTTAA
- the LOC136425942 gene encoding uncharacterized protein yields the protein MQCTGYQCFVSGECISYVKYCNGVADCADGTDELPQLCSSDEPLGVCQPITPSAEFICTHLLPYENTSLPNYLNQTTQTASLQAAFALNRASGCHPSFSFLMCTTLFPMCEDGQQTPPCRELCDEVRASCESPLQAIGEEWPRSCADLPSRDDVECLEPTPGACEPFPQALQSTCEPLTGYNAISFPNAFGHLSFQQIATSREYSLFGPVLGNISTSCYPNVYTAFCRMFMPQCENDTQIQLCRSACEEISARCSPVGLGLPFSCDVFPDQNVDPTCSAVEKPTQCEPIRYSRCMGLSYSQTSFPNLLQWPTQDIALYAAPTVFPTYDNISDCHPGLNFFLCSVFFPQCTSEGQILPCRSFCNEINATCGDRALAAGAQWDASLCTRLSEDSCSGPNVPTTPAGTTTLGATTPIAVNTTQRSSTANGKTKTVICAKVKCTYRKHAN from the exons A TGCAATGTACAGGATACCAATGCTTTGTTAGCGGCGAGTGCATATCCTACGTCAAGTATTGTAACGGAGTTGCAGACTGTGCTGATGGCACCGACGAGCTCCCACAACTTTGTAGCAGTGATGAACCCCTCG GTGTATGCCAACCTATTACTCCTTCAGCAGAGTTCATTTGTACCCATCTCCTGCCATATGAGAACACATCGCTACCGAACTACCTAAACCAGACCACACAGACAGCGTCTTTACAAGCTGCATTTGCTCTGAACCGAGCATCGGGGTGTCACCCGTCATTTTCATTCCTCATGTGCACGACACTGTTTCCAATGTGTGAGGATGGCCAGCAA ACCCCACCATGCCGAGAACTGTGTGATGAAGTTCGAGCCAGTTGTGAATCTCCACTGCAAGCTATCGGTGAGGAATGGCCGAGAAGCTGTGCAGATCTGCCGAGCAGGGATGACGTGGAATGTCTTGAGCCAACACCTG GTGCATGTGAACCCTTTCCACAAGCCCTTCAGAGCACATGCGAGCCCCTGACCGGGTACAACGCCATATCATTTCCGAACGCCTTTGGTCATCTGTCGTTCCAGCAGATTGCAACCTCAAGAGAGTACTCTCTTTTCGGACCGGTCCTGGGAAACATTTCAACAAGCTGCTACCCTAACGTCTATACTGCCTTTTGTAGGATGTTTATGCCTCAGTGTGAGAATGACACCCAG ATACAGTTGTGCAGGAGTGCGTGTGAGGAAATCAGCGCAAGGTGCTCCCCGGTTGGATTAGGTTTACCATTCTCCTGTGACGTATTTCCGGACCAGAACGTCGATCCGACATGCTCTGCAGTCGAAAAGCCGACAC aaTGCGAGCCCATCCGGTACAGCCGTTGCATGGGCCTGTCGTACTCCCAAACATCCTTCCCGAACCTCTTGCAGTGGCCGACTCAAGACATTGCTCTGTACGCTGCCCCGACAGTGTTCCCAACATACGATAACATCAGTGACTGTCATCCGGGCTTGAACTTCTTCTTGTGTTCGGTTTTCTTCCCCCAGTGTACATCTGAAGGACAGAT aCTTCCATGCCGCTCATTTTGCAATGAGATTAACGCTACATGTGGGGACCGAGCTCTGGCCGCGGGCGCTCAGTGGGATGCTTCGCTTTGTACACGACTCTCTGAGGACAGCTGTTCTGGACCAAATG TACCTACAACACCTGCGGGCACAACCACCCTTGGGGCAACCACACCAATTGCAGTAAATACAACTCAACGGTCAAGCACTGCCAACGGTAAGACTAAAACAGTCATCTGTGCTAAAGTAAAATGTACTTATAGAAAACATGCTAATTAG
- the LOC136425363 gene encoding uncharacterized protein, translated as METSYTFVVLLLLTLRGYLAAPVNPECSSLDNIISHIQAPPGGTIQCHRNDSCTGITCTGTALAGAEFHTSASLQHCSSPVSMSVNVVVPSLRVNYQQTVRHNDMYEIPGLSGEVPVLGTQERIQGYLQVKLEKKDQNTLSIGVKLLGGTEIFGMMVYPLEYDVIPEQDVSVPSCTPVLPTPVPVHPATRPPQPPRTTVHPQPPTRGTVKPKPAVTTAAPAQTTTKSKALPTTPALPPVDPSLQCKSIDQMANNVTSLMPTLATITCNRNADCTGVTCSAQTKSDIPVKFSMDVTLHGCTDPVSMDVTINSDEVGLDHTQTVTQNGTYQIEDLKVPIAGFSLPAVYQVNMARVNNGMDVKLVLGLSNGPVQYSFFQLGEQTITMPLCPSDPGTASRKHTADKHNTMVIVGAVVGSVLGLVMLVVLGLLIRRWRKPSLSVYGDMQVLMSASNEDFEPLTV; from the exons ATGGAGACAAGCTACACCTTTGTCGTCTTGCTGCTGCTTACTTTGAGAG GGTACCTTGCAGCGCCTGTCAACCCAGAGTGCTCTTCTCTGGACAACATCATCAGTCACATCCAGGCCCCTCCAGGGGGTACCATCCAGTGTCATCGCAATGATAGCTGCACAGGAATAACCTGCACAGGGACAGCTCTG gcTGGTGCAGAGTTCCACACCTCGGCCAGTCTACAACACTGTAGCTCCCCTGTATCCATGAGTGTGAACGTGGTGGTGCCGTCTTTAAGAGTCAACTACCAACAGACAGTCAGGCACAACGATATGTACGAGATACCAG GGTTAAGTGGTGAGGTACCTGTCCTGGGGACCCAGGAGCGTATACAGGGTTATCTGCAAGTCAAGCTGGAGAAGAAGGATCAGAACACGCTGTCCATTGGG gTGAAACTTCTAGGAGGAACAGAGATCTTTGGTATGATGGTGTATCCTCTAGAGTATGATGTTATCCCTGAACAGGACGTGTCTGTCCCCTCCTGTACACCAG TTCTCCCAACACCTGTGCCTGTGCATCCTGCCACTAGACCGCCTCAGCCCCCACGGACTACCGTACACCCACAACCTCCAACCAGAGGGACTGTTAAACCAAAACCTGCTGTAACAACGGCTGCTCCAGCTCAG ACAACAACAAAGTCAAAAGCGTTGCCCACCACTCCTGCACTGCCCCCTGTGGATCCTTCTCTGCAGTGTAAGTCCATCGACCAGATGGCCAACAATGTCACATCACTCATGCCCACACTGGCTACCATTACGTGTAACAGAAATGCAGACTGTACAGGAGTGACATGTTCAGCCCAAACAAAATCT GACATACCAGTGAAGTTTTCCATGGATGTGACCCTACATGGCTGTACAGACCCAGTCTCCATGGATGTCACCATCAACTCTGACGAGGTCGGCCTGGATCATACACAAACTGTCACTCAAAATGGAACCTACCAAATAGAAG ATCTGAAGGTGCCAATCGCTGGGTTCAGTCTACCAGCTGTGTACCAAGTCAACATGGCCAGGGTCAACAATGGCATGGATGTAAAG TTGGTTCTAGGCCTGAGTAACGGACCGGTGCAGTACAGCTTCTTTCAGCTAGGGGAACAAACTATCACCATGCCTCTCTGTCCCTCAG ACCCAGGCACAGCAAGCAGGAAGCACACTGCAGACAAGCACA ACACCATGGTGATAGTGGGTGCCGTGGTGGGGTCTGTCCTGGGCCTGGTCATGCTGGTTGTGTTGGGGCTGCTGATTCGTCGATGGAGGAAGCCCTCCCTCAGCGTGTACGGAGACATGCAGGTCCTTATGAGCGCGTCTAACGAAGACTTCGAACCCCTCACTGTCTAG